In Microbacterium sp. No. 7, the genomic window CCGCAGGCTCTGCGCCGTGCCCCACGGGGCGCGCTGCGGGAACGACGGCGGCAGGTGCTCGGCCGCGAAGCTGCCGAAGTGCTGCTCCCCCTGCGCGTCCCCGATCACGAGAGACCACCTTAGGCGAACCGTGCGACACGGCCGGCCGCGTCACCGCGGATGCGGGGTAGCCTCGTACCGACCACGAGTCGAGGAAGTGTCATGCGCAGAGACGATCCGTCGCCCGACGATCACCGTTCCCCCTACGTCGCCAACGAGACCGCCCATCCGTGGCGGCGCATGGTGTCGATCGGCGACTCCTTCACCGAGGGCGTCGGCGACCCCGAGCCCACCGCGCCCAACGGCCTGCGGGGCTGGGCCGACCGCGTCGCCGAGGTGCTCGCGGCGCAGGCGGACGACTTCGCGTACGCGAACCTCGCGGTGCGGGGCAAGCTCATCGCGCAGATCACGGCCGACCAGATCGAGCCCGCGCTGGCGCTCAGCCCCGATCTCATCACCTTCTCGGCGGGCGGCAACGACGTCATCCGTCCCGGTGCCGACCCCGACGAGGTCGCGCAGCAGTTCGAGGACGCCGTCATCCGCCTGTCGTCGGGCGGCGCGACGCTCGTCGTGTTCACGGGCATCGACACGAACTTCACGCCGGTGTTCCGCGGCATCCGCGGCCGCGTCGCCATCTACAACGAGAACATCCGCGCGATCGCCGACCGGTACGACTGCATCGTCGCCGACCAGTGGGCGCTCAAGGAGGTGCAGGATCCGCGGTTCTTCGACGACGACCGGCTGCACTACAACGCGCTCGGCCACCACGAGATCGCCCGCATGGTGCTGCGCGCCCTGAACGTGCCGAACGACCTGCGGCCGATGCAGCCCGGTCCCGTGCCGACGCTGT contains:
- a CDS encoding SGNH/GDSL hydrolase family protein: MRRDDPSPDDHRSPYVANETAHPWRRMVSIGDSFTEGVGDPEPTAPNGLRGWADRVAEVLAAQADDFAYANLAVRGKLIAQITADQIEPALALSPDLITFSAGGNDVIRPGADPDEVAQQFEDAVIRLSSGGATLVVFTGIDTNFTPVFRGIRGRVAIYNENIRAIADRYDCIVADQWALKEVQDPRFFDDDRLHYNALGHHEIARMVLRALNVPNDLRPMQPGPVPTLSWREARANDIVWARQHLVPWVLRRLRHQSSGDNVTAKRPDALPVEGVRPDA